The following proteins are co-located in the Candidatus Binataceae bacterium genome:
- a CDS encoding sulfite exporter TauE/SafE family protein: MNFTFTLLGFVVAALVAMTGVGGGSLMAPVLILGMHVAPGVAVGTDLLYTAATRAGAFWVYARQGQVEWRLAGRMLAGSLPAAFLTLGGLWLMGRSTRDLDAMANVALSVALTASAAVILFRERLSALIAHKIPASDGPLRDLLPLLAGMVIGVLVSLSSVGAGALGVTVLLLLFPTIKTRHLIGTDLAHGVVLALATGLGHMLIAKADFVLLGQLLLGTLPGIYVGTRLAGVLPEVTLRRAIAVVLLGVAVKLAV, from the coding sequence ATGAATTTCACCTTTACTCTCCTGGGTTTTGTGGTGGCGGCGCTGGTCGCGATGACCGGTGTTGGCGGCGGCTCCTTAATGGCGCCGGTGTTGATACTCGGGATGCACGTTGCGCCGGGCGTCGCGGTCGGCACCGACCTTCTCTATACGGCAGCGACGAGAGCGGGGGCGTTTTGGGTTTACGCTCGCCAAGGGCAGGTCGAGTGGCGGCTGGCGGGCCGGATGCTCGCGGGAAGCCTGCCGGCGGCGTTCCTGACGCTCGGAGGGCTCTGGCTGATGGGGCGCAGCACGCGCGACCTGGACGCGATGGCCAACGTGGCTCTCAGCGTCGCGCTGACCGCGAGCGCAGCGGTGATCCTGTTTCGCGAGCGGTTGAGCGCCCTGATCGCTCACAAGATACCCGCATCCGACGGACCGCTGCGCGATCTCCTGCCCCTGCTCGCCGGGATGGTCATTGGCGTGCTGGTCAGTCTCTCGTCGGTTGGCGCCGGCGCGCTCGGCGTAACCGTCCTGCTCCTGCTCTTCCCCACGATCAAGACGCGCCATCTGATCGGCACCGATCTCGCACACGGAGTGGTTCTGGCGCTGGCGACGGGCCTCGGACACATGCTGATCGCGAAAGCCGATTTCGTGCTGCTGGGGCAACTGCTGCTCGGAACTCTGCCGGGAATTTATGTCGGCACGCGGCTCGCCGGCGTGCTGCCTGAAGTGACGCTCCGCCGCGCGATCGCGGTCGTGCTGCTGGGCGTCGCCGTGAAGCTCGCCGTCTGA
- the cysG gene encoding siroheme synthase CysG translates to MERRAMDWFPIFLALGDAPALVVGGGAVALRKTRQMLEAGCRVSVVAPRCDPEFEPLISVGRVRWHVAGFEPEMVAGYRLVIAATDDPELNRLVAASADRFGVLVNVVDDPALCGFMMPAVVDRSPLLIAIGTCGRAPILAREIKASLEALMPAALGRLADFMGNWRAKVRSHVSPPEARRRLWERVASGPVAGHLYAGRDAEAHRLMARMIEIACGTGGDSRSAVGQSCSEVNGEVYIVGAGPGDPELLTMRALRLMQQADVVLYDRLVAPAILALVRRDAARIDVGKRGGAPGWPQQRIHQTMIRLAREGNRVLRLKGGDPLVFGRGGEEMEVLARAGVAYQVVPGITAASGCATYAGIPLTHRKYARSCVLVSGHDAEDPAYDWNRLAAPAQTIVFYMALGQIETICRKLRDHGRAEATPAALVASGTTHEQEIVRGTLSTLADLAAQRRPPSPAVLIVGEVAGLSESLRWFRPERAAAADLASALGASEDPAEDGPAPDFGSTAVPADLAAGQME, encoded by the coding sequence GTGGAAAGACGCGCGATGGACTGGTTTCCGATATTTCTTGCACTCGGCGACGCACCCGCCCTCGTAGTCGGCGGCGGGGCGGTCGCGCTGCGCAAGACGCGCCAGATGCTCGAGGCCGGATGCCGCGTCAGTGTGGTTGCGCCGCGCTGCGACCCGGAATTCGAGCCGCTGATTTCGGTCGGCCGCGTCCGCTGGCACGTCGCGGGATTCGAACCCGAGATGGTAGCCGGCTATCGCCTGGTTATCGCGGCCACTGACGACCCCGAACTTAACCGGCTGGTCGCCGCGTCCGCGGATCGCTTCGGCGTCCTCGTGAATGTCGTTGACGATCCGGCGCTCTGCGGCTTCATGATGCCCGCGGTCGTCGATCGATCTCCGCTGTTGATTGCGATCGGCACCTGCGGCAGAGCGCCGATCCTGGCGCGAGAGATAAAAGCTTCGCTCGAAGCTCTGATGCCGGCCGCGCTCGGAAGGCTCGCCGATTTCATGGGGAACTGGCGCGCGAAGGTTCGCAGTCACGTCTCGCCGCCCGAAGCCCGGCGGCGGCTCTGGGAGCGGGTCGCGAGCGGCCCCGTCGCGGGGCATCTGTATGCCGGCCGCGACGCCGAGGCGCATCGCCTGATGGCGCGGATGATCGAAATAGCGTGTGGCACGGGCGGCGATTCCCGGTCCGCCGTCGGCCAAAGCTGCAGCGAGGTCAATGGCGAGGTCTATATCGTGGGCGCCGGCCCCGGCGATCCCGAGCTGCTCACGATGCGCGCGCTGAGATTGATGCAACAGGCTGACGTGGTTCTCTACGACCGCCTCGTCGCGCCCGCGATCCTCGCGCTGGTCCGGCGCGACGCGGCGCGTATCGACGTCGGCAAACGCGGCGGCGCTCCCGGCTGGCCGCAGCAGCGGATCCATCAGACGATGATCCGTCTCGCCCGCGAGGGCAATCGGGTGCTTCGCCTCAAGGGCGGCGATCCGCTCGTCTTCGGCCGCGGCGGCGAGGAGATGGAAGTGCTCGCGCGCGCCGGCGTGGCCTACCAGGTCGTTCCCGGCATCACCGCGGCGAGCGGATGCGCCACGTACGCGGGAATTCCGCTGACTCATCGGAAGTACGCTCGCTCATGCGTCCTGGTGAGCGGACACGATGCCGAAGACCCGGCGTACGACTGGAATCGTCTGGCCGCGCCCGCGCAGACGATCGTTTTCTACATGGCGCTCGGCCAGATCGAGACCATCTGCCGCAAGCTCCGCGACCACGGCCGTGCCGAGGCGACACCGGCGGCGCTGGTCGCCAGCGGCACCACGCACGAGCAGGAGATTGTGCGCGGCACGCTCTCGACGCTCGCCGATCTCGCCGCGCAGCGCCGGCCCCCGTCTCCGGCGGTGCTGATCGTCGGTGAAGTGGCCGGACTCTCCGAAAGCCTGCGATGGTTCCGTCCGGAGCGCGCGGCCGCGGCGGATCTGGCCTCGGCGCTTGGCGCTTCTGAAGATCCCGCGGAGGACGGCCCGGCGCCCGATTTCGGCTCGACCGCCGTGCCCGCCGATCTCGCGGCGGGGCAGATGGAGTAA
- a CDS encoding nitrite/sulfite reductase — protein MARRPAPPWETILKRNSVERLKHELFPTELANQWERVAGTPYEKLPEEDIVRLQWFGLYHDKPKIGGFMMRVKIPSGILSANGLRTIGEIAERYARGEGELTTRQNIQLHYIALDRFPEIHDQLKGAGLTTMGGCGDVVRNITGCPVAGIDRAELFDATGVIAEAAAFFYGNREYSDLPRKHKITIAACPAQCNAPEINCVALIGVARDGRNGFAVRVGGGQSSTPRLSRHLGVFVPHQRALATMRAILDVWRLTTEYRTSRVKARLKFMIDDYGPEGFRKLVEERLGYPMEDLPELPLPEREGEHIGVHEQKTTGRYYAGFPARLGLISGRQMRELADVADEIGGDIRLTRRQNFILSGIPEPRIDEIIGRVGAIGFPLDANGLYASSIACIGDTHCNYSVVSTKPKLASIIERLANRFGDRTGGLKVNLDGCPHACGQHWTGDIGLQGTTARGPRGEPLEAFDIILRGGLGRDAAIGKPLLRRVPSAEVEDHVARLFAGFLENRLPEESFARFCARTSDADLIALAQGNREAARAPL, from the coding sequence ATGGCGAGACGACCGGCACCGCCGTGGGAAACGATCCTCAAGCGCAACTCCGTCGAACGCCTCAAGCACGAACTCTTTCCCACCGAACTCGCGAACCAGTGGGAACGCGTGGCCGGCACGCCGTACGAAAAGCTCCCCGAAGAGGACATCGTGCGGCTGCAATGGTTTGGCCTCTATCACGACAAGCCCAAAATCGGTGGCTTCATGATGCGGGTGAAGATCCCGAGCGGCATCCTGAGCGCCAATGGGCTCCGCACGATCGGCGAGATCGCCGAGCGCTACGCGCGCGGCGAAGGCGAACTGACCACGCGCCAGAATATCCAGCTCCACTACATCGCGCTCGACCGCTTTCCCGAGATCCACGACCAGCTGAAGGGCGCCGGGCTGACCACGATGGGCGGATGCGGCGACGTGGTGCGCAATATCACCGGATGCCCGGTCGCCGGAATCGATCGCGCGGAGCTGTTCGACGCAACCGGCGTGATCGCCGAGGCGGCGGCGTTCTTTTACGGCAACCGCGAGTACTCGGACCTGCCGCGCAAGCACAAAATCACCATCGCGGCCTGCCCAGCGCAGTGCAACGCGCCCGAGATCAATTGCGTCGCGCTAATCGGCGTAGCCAGGGACGGGCGCAACGGCTTTGCGGTGCGCGTCGGCGGCGGCCAATCCTCGACGCCGCGCCTGTCGCGACATCTCGGCGTCTTCGTTCCGCACCAGCGGGCGCTCGCGACGATGCGCGCGATTCTCGATGTCTGGCGGCTCACCACCGAGTACCGGACTTCGCGGGTCAAGGCGCGGCTCAAGTTCATGATCGACGACTATGGCCCCGAGGGCTTTCGCAAACTGGTCGAGGAGCGGCTCGGCTATCCGATGGAGGATCTTCCCGAGTTGCCGCTCCCCGAGCGCGAGGGCGAGCATATCGGCGTCCACGAGCAGAAAACCACCGGGCGTTATTATGCCGGCTTCCCGGCACGGCTCGGCCTGATAAGCGGACGGCAGATGCGCGAGCTGGCCGACGTCGCGGACGAGATTGGCGGCGATATCCGCCTTACCCGCCGCCAGAATTTTATCCTGAGTGGAATTCCCGAGCCGCGCATCGACGAAATTATCGGCCGCGTCGGCGCGATCGGTTTTCCGCTCGACGCGAACGGCCTCTATGCCTCCTCGATCGCATGCATCGGCGACACGCACTGCAACTATTCGGTGGTTTCGACCAAGCCGAAACTGGCGTCGATTATCGAACGCCTCGCAAACCGCTTCGGCGACCGGACGGGCGGACTCAAGGTCAATCTTGATGGCTGCCCCCATGCCTGCGGACAGCATTGGACCGGCGATATCGGGCTCCAGGGAACGACCGCGCGCGGCCCAAGAGGCGAGCCGCTGGAGGCCTTCGACATCATCCTGCGCGGCGGACTCGGCCGCGACGCCGCGATCGGCAAGCCGCTTTTGCGCCGCGTGCCTTCGGCCGAGGTCGAAGACCATGTGGCCCGGCTGTTCGCCGGCTTTCTGGAAAATCGCCTGCCCGAGGAGTCGTTCGCGCGCTTCTGCGCGCGGACCTCCGACGCCGATCTGATCGCACTCGCCCAGGGAAATCGCGAGGCCGCGCGCGCCCCGCTTTGA
- a CDS encoding phosphoadenylyl-sulfate reductase: MEAQVEIHLMDELEAGEAAVELDDKEPQEVIAWAIEKFSSSLAICSSLQAESCALIDMAWRIDPAVRVFTIDTGRQPQETYELIDRIREKYGIRIDVFMPETAVVEKMVGRNGHNLFYRDVGLRLLCCQVRKILPLRRALMTCGAWVTGLRREQWATRSNIRKVEIDHDHGGIVKLAPLADWTEDEVWDYLRANGVPYNSLYDQGYKSIGCAPCTRPVPDGQDSRSGRWWWETGAPKECGMHCAIETGGFEHELAALLEHKHV; the protein is encoded by the coding sequence ATGGAAGCGCAAGTGGAAATCCATCTGATGGACGAACTCGAGGCCGGGGAGGCCGCGGTCGAACTCGACGACAAAGAGCCGCAGGAAGTGATCGCCTGGGCGATCGAAAAATTCAGTTCCTCGCTCGCGATCTGTTCGAGCCTGCAAGCGGAAAGCTGCGCGCTCATCGACATGGCGTGGCGGATCGATCCGGCCGTGCGCGTCTTCACTATCGATACCGGCCGCCAGCCGCAGGAGACCTACGAGCTGATCGACCGAATCCGCGAAAAATACGGCATCCGGATCGACGTCTTCATGCCCGAGACCGCGGTGGTTGAAAAGATGGTGGGCCGAAACGGCCACAACCTCTTTTACCGCGACGTCGGATTGCGCCTGCTCTGCTGCCAGGTGCGCAAGATCCTGCCCCTGCGGAGAGCGCTGATGACCTGCGGCGCATGGGTGACCGGCCTTCGCCGCGAGCAGTGGGCAACGCGCTCCAACATCCGCAAGGTCGAAATCGATCACGACCACGGCGGAATCGTGAAGCTCGCGCCGCTCGCCGATTGGACCGAAGATGAGGTCTGGGACTACCTCCGCGCCAACGGCGTGCCGTACAACTCGCTCTACGACCAGGGTTACAAGTCGATCGGATGCGCGCCGTGCACGCGGCCCGTGCCCGACGGCCAGGACTCGCGCTCCGGACGATGGTGGTGGGAGACCGGTGCGCCCAAGGAGTGCGGGATGCATTGCGCGATTGAAACCGGCGGCTTCGAACACGAACTCGCCGCCCTGCTCGAGCACAAGCACGTATGA
- a CDS encoding HAD-IA family hydrolase: MLRVVFFDAAGTLFHTREPAGLSYAKIAERFGARVDERRVIDSFRRAFAAAPGLAFGPGHDAARLRELEREWWRRLVRATFEGLADFPDFDAYFDALFAFFADPANWVSDPEAPLLLAALRHSGIELGVISNFDYRIYAILDRLGLTRYLDTITISSEAGYAKPAPEIFQIALERHELPAAEALHVGDVEALDVVGARAAGIAAILIDPEAVTLESAASENVCRDTTAEAAAVEQRPPQSSKRPELRSCGERCVRVRTLSEAATALGRFQFA, encoded by the coding sequence ATGCTGAGGGTGGTGTTTTTCGATGCGGCCGGGACGCTCTTTCATACTCGTGAACCCGCAGGGCTGAGCTATGCGAAGATTGCCGAGCGCTTCGGCGCGCGCGTCGACGAGCGTCGGGTTATCGACTCGTTCAGGCGTGCCTTCGCGGCGGCGCCGGGGCTGGCCTTCGGGCCGGGGCACGACGCGGCGCGGCTGCGAGAGCTGGAGCGCGAATGGTGGCGCCGCCTGGTACGGGCGACATTTGAGGGTCTTGCCGATTTTCCGGATTTCGATGCCTATTTCGACGCCCTGTTCGCGTTCTTCGCCGACCCGGCGAACTGGGTCTCCGATCCGGAGGCGCCTTTGCTGCTGGCGGCGCTCCGCCACAGCGGAATCGAACTCGGCGTGATTTCCAACTTCGACTATCGCATCTACGCGATCCTCGATCGGCTCGGGCTCACCCGTTATCTCGATACGATCACGATCTCATCCGAGGCCGGCTATGCGAAGCCCGCGCCCGAGATTTTTCAAATCGCGCTCGAACGCCATGAGTTGCCGGCCGCCGAGGCGCTCCACGTCGGCGATGTGGAGGCGCTCGATGTTGTTGGGGCGCGCGCAGCCGGTATCGCCGCGATATTGATCGACCCCGAGGCGGTCACGCTTGAATCCGCGGCATCCGAGAACGTTTGCCGGGATACGACCGCAGAAGCGGCTGCCGTCGAGCAGCGCCCGCCGCAGTCCTCGAAACGGCCCGAACTGCGCTCATGCGGTGAGCGATGCGTCCGCGTGCGGACGCTCAGCGAGGCCGCGACGGCGCTCGGCCGCTTCCAGTTCGCCTAA
- a CDS encoding metallophosphoesterase — protein sequence MKIISFGDVHMATRNLGRMDEAMCDTDLVIISGDLTNFGGVDDARKVIGDVRARCANVLALPGNLDRLEVVPFLEREGVALHGCGMVRDGVAIFGCGGSNVTPFNTPMELSEDEIYATLMAGYEQVRGHRPLLMVCHTPPFETRCDRIVGGKAVGSTAARRFIEEVKPDVCISGHIHESAGVDAIGSTRVFNAGPFKGGGYIVVQSNGQSLDARLEFL from the coding sequence ATGAAGATAATTTCCTTCGGCGACGTTCACATGGCAACGCGCAACCTCGGCCGGATGGACGAGGCGATGTGCGATACGGACCTGGTGATAATCTCGGGCGACCTCACCAACTTCGGCGGCGTGGACGACGCGCGCAAGGTGATCGGCGACGTGCGCGCGCGATGCGCCAATGTGCTCGCGCTGCCGGGCAACCTGGACCGCCTCGAGGTAGTCCCGTTTCTCGAGCGCGAAGGCGTGGCGCTGCATGGCTGCGGGATGGTGCGCGACGGAGTGGCGATCTTCGGATGCGGCGGCTCCAACGTCACGCCCTTCAACACGCCGATGGAACTGAGCGAGGACGAGATTTACGCGACGCTGATGGCCGGGTACGAGCAGGTGCGCGGTCATCGCCCGCTCCTGATGGTCTGCCACACGCCGCCCTTCGAGACGCGATGCGACAGAATCGTCGGTGGCAAGGCGGTGGGTAGCACCGCTGCGCGGCGCTTTATCGAGGAGGTAAAACCCGACGTCTGCATCTCGGGCCATATCCACGAGTCGGCCGGAGTTGACGCGATCGGTTCGACCCGGGTGTTCAACGCCGGGCCCTTCAAGGGCGGCGGCTATATTGTCGTGCAGAGCAACGGACAATCGCTCGACGCGCGGCTGGAGTTTCTTTGA
- a CDS encoding RNA methyltransferase — protein sequence MDLLANFAFVLVRPLQAGNVGAAARALKNMGLGDLRLVAPRPAALGSAAASMAVHGRDVLRNAQRYPSLGDALADCTLVVGTTCRPGLYRSGAIALREAAAQLAAEAAQNRVAIIFGPEDTGLVNRELKLCQRLITIPTAPEYPSLNLAQAVMLVAYELMMAAGAARDMPAAQPHAPAGAVDAMMERLGEALVSIGFLPADNPEHIMFALRAIIGRAGIGTRELDILSGLARQIRWFADGGFEAAEAKRRGGKKLR from the coding sequence ATGGACCTTCTCGCCAACTTTGCCTTCGTGCTGGTGCGGCCGCTCCAGGCGGGCAACGTCGGCGCGGCCGCGCGCGCGCTCAAGAACATGGGCCTCGGCGATTTGCGCCTGGTCGCGCCGCGGCCCGCCGCGCTTGGGTCGGCCGCGGCCTCGATGGCGGTGCATGGTCGCGATGTCCTGCGCAACGCGCAGCGCTATCCGAGCCTTGGCGATGCGCTTGCCGATTGCACGCTCGTGGTCGGCACCACCTGCCGCCCCGGACTTTATCGTTCGGGCGCGATCGCACTGCGCGAGGCCGCAGCGCAACTCGCCGCCGAGGCCGCCCAGAACCGGGTGGCGATAATCTTCGGCCCCGAGGACACGGGCCTCGTCAACCGCGAACTCAAGCTTTGCCAACGGCTGATCACGATTCCCACCGCGCCCGAGTATCCGTCGCTGAATCTGGCCCAAGCCGTGATGCTGGTCGCGTACGAACTGATGATGGCAGCCGGCGCGGCGCGCGACATGCCGGCGGCGCAGCCTCATGCTCCGGCAGGGGCGGTGGACGCGATGATGGAACGGCTCGGCGAGGCGCTGGTCTCGATCGGGTTTCTGCCCGCGGACAACCCGGAGCACATCATGTTCGCGCTCCGCGCGATCATTGGACGCGCGGGAATCGGCACGCGCGAACTCGACATCCTGAGCGGCCTCGCGCGGCAAATTCGATGGTTCGCGGACGGCGGCTTCGAGGCGGCCGAGGCCAAGCGGCGCGGCGGCAAGAAACTGCGCTGA
- a CDS encoding sigma-54 dependent transcriptional regulator, with product MSEGLSAVAVEAYRARALIVESDDDAARFLSKALEDEGYYTEVCQTSDAALAVVEQGYEVVITAVRGAGMDGLELLRRVRARRPDVPVILLAADSSVSAAVAAMREGAFDYVTKPFSADDLTKKVARAIELGSLQRENHRLREQLNVASTAAGFIAESTQSKQLVAMIRRVAPSRSTALIEGESGTGKELIARMLHYWSARADGPFVAVNCKAFAEGVVESELFGHEKGSFTGAIAARAGCFERASGGTLFLDEIAEAGTDFQAKLLRVLEDGEVLRVGASKSRKVDVRIVAATNRMLRNEVAAGRFRADLYFRLNVIPVKIAPLRERREDILPLARHFLAFYTAQAGRPITLSPEAERALLNYLWPGNVRELENVIERSVVMSGAEILTPEAFALEGSIEPAAEAEEQVEPNETLQGYLDRAAVTRIRAALDAAKGNRAIAATTLGVDRTTLYRLMKRLGL from the coding sequence ATGTCTGAGGGATTAAGCGCAGTAGCCGTAGAGGCCTACAGAGCGAGAGCGCTCATCGTCGAAAGCGACGACGACGCGGCGCGCTTTCTTTCCAAGGCGCTCGAGGACGAGGGCTACTACACCGAAGTTTGCCAGACCAGCGACGCTGCGCTAGCCGTCGTCGAGCAGGGTTACGAAGTCGTCATCACGGCGGTGCGCGGCGCTGGAATGGACGGTCTGGAATTGCTGCGCCGAGTCCGCGCACGACGGCCCGACGTACCTGTAATTCTGCTCGCAGCCGATAGCAGTGTCAGCGCGGCGGTCGCCGCGATGCGCGAGGGCGCCTTCGACTATGTAACGAAGCCCTTCAGCGCGGACGACCTGACCAAGAAGGTAGCGCGCGCGATCGAACTCGGCTCGCTGCAGCGCGAGAACCATCGTCTGCGCGAGCAGCTCAACGTCGCCAGCACGGCCGCCGGCTTTATCGCGGAAAGCACGCAGAGCAAGCAACTGGTGGCGATGATCCGGCGCGTCGCGCCCTCGCGCTCGACCGCGCTTATCGAGGGCGAGAGCGGCACCGGCAAGGAGCTGATCGCACGGATGCTTCATTATTGGAGCGCCCGCGCCGACGGTCCTTTTGTCGCCGTCAACTGCAAGGCCTTCGCCGAGGGCGTGGTCGAGAGCGAATTGTTCGGCCACGAGAAGGGCTCTTTTACCGGCGCGATCGCGGCACGCGCCGGATGCTTTGAGCGCGCTTCGGGCGGCACTCTGTTCCTGGATGAAATCGCCGAGGCCGGGACGGATTTTCAGGCCAAGCTGCTGCGCGTGCTCGAGGACGGTGAAGTCCTGCGCGTCGGCGCTTCAAAGTCGCGCAAGGTCGACGTGCGAATCGTCGCCGCAACCAACCGCATGCTGCGCAACGAAGTCGCGGCCGGCCGTTTTCGCGCGGACCTCTACTTCCGCCTGAACGTCATCCCGGTGAAGATTGCGCCGCTGCGCGAACGCCGGGAGGACATCCTGCCGCTGGCGCGCCATTTCCTCGCTTTCTACACGGCGCAGGCCGGGCGTCCGATCACTCTCTCGCCCGAGGCCGAACGCGCCTTGCTGAACTATCTCTGGCCCGGCAACGTGCGCGAGTTGGAAAACGTTATCGAGCGCTCGGTCGTGATGAGCGGCGCGGAGATTCTGACTCCCGAGGCGTTCGCGCTCGAAGGCAGTATCGAGCCCGCAGCAGAAGCCGAAGAACAGGTCGAGCCCAACGAGACGCTGCAAGGATATCTCGACCGCGCCGCGGTCACGCGTATCCGCGCGGCCCTCGACGCGGCCAAGGGTAATCGCGCTATTGCGGCAACCACGCTCGGCGTGGATCGCACCACGTTGTACCGCCTGATGAAGCGCCTGGGGCTGTAA
- a CDS encoding type II secretion system F family protein, giving the protein MTPLLVSLIVLCMAGVIGTAVYHALYGTHRALEERFADLALKVRASQGVFEDSEEELRGFSRLFLQWAAKRVPVPKADTPEGEKLARTLIQAGYLKSTMPQIFQLFRFGMGLLGILIGVGAGFILGNSGSMMLFGIAGFGIGSFLPSYYVGRRARQRQNAIARQLSDVLDLLVVCVEAGLGLFEAIKVVGTESERQKQEIGRELALVTSEISAGATLGQALRNLAERTAVEDIKPLAATLIQSEQLGAQIAPALHASSDALRTRRRLRAEEAAQRTTIKILFPLVLFVLPAMLLVIVGPAIIEILHTLAGS; this is encoded by the coding sequence ATGACTCCACTACTGGTAAGCCTCATCGTTCTCTGCATGGCGGGGGTAATCGGGACCGCTGTCTATCACGCGCTCTACGGCACCCATCGCGCGCTCGAGGAACGGTTCGCCGACCTCGCGTTGAAGGTTCGCGCCTCGCAGGGTGTCTTTGAAGACAGCGAAGAAGAGCTCCGCGGGTTCTCCAGGCTCTTCCTGCAGTGGGCGGCCAAGCGCGTGCCCGTTCCTAAAGCGGACACGCCCGAGGGCGAAAAGCTCGCCCGCACGCTGATCCAGGCCGGCTACCTGAAATCCACGATGCCGCAGATCTTTCAGCTCTTCCGGTTCGGGATGGGCCTCCTGGGCATCCTGATCGGCGTGGGGGCGGGATTTATTCTCGGCAATTCCGGTTCGATGATGCTCTTTGGAATCGCCGGCTTCGGCATCGGAAGTTTCCTTCCCAGCTATTATGTCGGCCGCCGCGCGCGCCAACGCCAGAACGCCATCGCTCGCCAGCTCTCGGACGTGCTCGACCTGCTGGTCGTTTGCGTCGAGGCCGGCCTCGGTCTGTTCGAAGCGATCAAGGTCGTGGGCACCGAAAGCGAGCGGCAGAAGCAGGAGATCGGGCGCGAGCTGGCCCTGGTGACCTCCGAAATCTCGGCAGGCGCCACGCTCGGGCAGGCTCTGCGCAACCTGGCCGAGCGCACCGCCGTCGAAGACATCAAGCCGCTTGCCGCGACGCTGATCCAGAGCGAGCAGCTCGGCGCGCAGATCGCTCCGGCGCTGCATGCGAGTTCCGACGCTCTGCGCACGCGCCGGCGCCTGCGCGCTGAGGAAGCCGCGCAGCGGACCACGATCAAGATTCTGTTTCCGCTGGTCCTGTTCGTTCTGCCGGCGATGTTGCTGGTCATCGTCGGCCCTGCGATTATCGAGATTCTGCACACGCTCGCGGGCAGTTGA
- a CDS encoding type II secretion system F family protein, which translates to MTQSAEQNRSMTRRMSRPIGDVEDVDITRKRKPQEHSIFSAFADFNLLRKLEEMMWQAGLYMRVSEMALIILLLFSAGTLIGDLFWKGMLFAVLTGVGFGALPIFYIRFRRSRRMKAFIAQLPFALDLMKSSLEAGHSLNRGLQVVVQEFADPLGGEFRTVLEQTRIGLPLPRALEDMLKRVPEEDLRLLVVAVKVQSEVGSSLALIVGRLAEIVRTRQRLRLQINALTAQGRLGGLIVALLPIVVLGMFSLINHDYANELFFDPTGIKILKIAAFLDFCAFVVIRRMLRMDF; encoded by the coding sequence ATGACTCAGTCCGCCGAGCAGAACCGTTCGATGACGCGCCGCATGAGCCGGCCGATAGGCGACGTTGAAGACGTCGACATAACCCGCAAGCGCAAGCCGCAGGAGCATTCGATCTTCAGCGCCTTTGCCGATTTCAACCTGCTGCGCAAGCTCGAAGAGATGATGTGGCAGGCGGGGCTGTACATGCGGGTCTCCGAGATGGCGCTGATAATCCTGCTGCTGTTTTCCGCCGGCACCTTGATCGGGGATTTGTTCTGGAAGGGCATGCTGTTCGCGGTGTTGACCGGCGTCGGGTTCGGCGCTTTGCCGATATTCTACATCCGTTTCCGCCGCTCCCGGCGGATGAAGGCTTTCATCGCCCAGCTGCCGTTTGCGCTCGACCTGATGAAGTCGTCGCTCGAAGCCGGCCACTCGCTCAACCGCGGACTGCAGGTCGTGGTGCAGGAGTTTGCCGACCCGCTGGGCGGTGAGTTCCGCACCGTGCTCGAACAGACCCGAATCGGCCTGCCGCTCCCGCGCGCGCTCGAGGATATGCTCAAGCGCGTCCCCGAAGAGGACCTGCGCCTGCTGGTGGTCGCGGTCAAAGTGCAATCCGAAGTCGGCAGCAGTCTCGCGTTGATCGTCGGCCGGCTGGCTGAAATTGTTCGCACCCGCCAGCGGCTGCGGCTGCAGATCAACGCGCTGACCGCGCAGGGGCGGCTTGGCGGACTCATCGTGGCTTTGCTGCCGATCGTCGTGCTCGGCATGTTCAGCCTCATCAATCACGACTACGCCAACGAGCTGTTTTTCGATCCGACCGGGATCAAGATTCTCAAGATCGCGGCGTTCCTCGACTTCTGCGCCTTCGTCGTGATCCGCCGGATGCTGCGGATGGATTTCTGA